A segment of the Coffea arabica cultivar ET-39 chromosome 8c, Coffea Arabica ET-39 HiFi, whole genome shotgun sequence genome:
TATAATATGATATTAAAGTATAGAAGAGACAATACTGCTACTTTAATTGTTGCTATAAGCCATGCTATATATAACAATGTATCTTCCAATTCAAAGCTATCCTCCTAGTCTGAGCGGCTAAATAAATAGAGGCTTCTCTCCATCCAAGGCTGCAAGGAGTACAAATTTAGTAGTAAGCTCGATCACAACTTATGATTCTTTAaagttaacaaaattacaaTAATGTCACCTTAATTATAAACACTGTCTTTTCCTTTGCATGTGTTGTTTCTCTCTCAGTGAGTTCCTTCAGCTCCAAATGCATGCCCAATAAGCTTGAAGGCATCAAGGAAGACAGTGAAGCAATTTGGCTACAAGCAACATGTCCTCCACCTGAAACCCCTACTGAGTCCATGGAATTCCTTGCCAGGTCCTGGAGTTTGTCCTCCATGGAACTCTCAAAAGCTCTCACTCATACTAACGGTGCAATGAACCATGACGAAAAGCCACAGTTGTCTTTCCTAGGTGACAGTCAAGCTCTAAAAGGACGCCCTCTAAGTTCAACTGAACCTGCAGTGAGCCTTTTATCAAACCTTTTTTCTTACACTAGTCATTTACAGCACAAACAACACACGTTAATTTCTACAAGTATTTAAGCGTGCTTCAATATTCACTTTTATCTAATTTCCACATTCTACAGCAAACTCATCCACTATCAACTTCAGATAGTCCCCCAGTCTCTCCCAGAGGGAGTGATGATACAAAGGTAATtttatctttatttatttattataatttttgtgattggttGCCTCTAATAATTGTCTTCCTATATGAATGATACTCAAAAATTCCTAGGCATATTCTAGTTGACCTTACTATTCTACTTCCCGTTTAAGCCTAACAGATCAACGTTATATCTTGTTTCATCGCGTTATTTAACTCAAGAGACTCGTAAAATCTTATGATGCATCAGTGAAAACAATGGCTTATTATACGCTGTTGTATGGGAATACCTAGATCTAAGTTGGTGCTTGACAAATTCATTGctatttgaatcaagaaaatttaTTCTTACAAGAAAGAACGCAAACATATTCATCCACCTCCCAGGACTTCTGGCTGTCAAAGCAGAATTTTGGCTGTTTTCATTAGGCCTTCATTTGAATTAGAACAAATTATCTGGATGAGCACCAAACTTGGGGAATCGTCGAATTTTgatcattaaattattaaaagtTTGGTTTTGACTACTGAACTATCTAAAGTTTACATTTCACGCCATTCCGTTTCATTTAATCATTAAACATGACAAATCTGAGGGCTCGCATGATTTACGAGACAAAAGAAAGGGGCACAGTAACTATTAAATTTGACCGAATGGCCCGGAATATAAACTTTAGATAGTTCAGCGGTCAAAATCAGACTTTTAATAGTTCATGGCCAAACTtgacgattccaaaagttcaaTTGCCATTCGGATAATAGAAGTGTCTCCTATGACATGCACGTGTACCGGCATATGTATAACCAAAGTATATTGAATCAAGAATGAGCAGGAAGTGTATGAACTGAAAACATCTGAGAGTAATTCCATAGGTATCAGCTAAGCATAGATAATTACAAACTTGCATATAGGATAAAACTGCAAGGGATCAATATATGATGATGTATATATCAATTCTCTCGATCTGAATTTTGGCGATAAATTACCTGGTTGTTAATTTGTAGCTGTAAGCCTGTAAATAAGCATCATCCATGTTTTAGGATTCCTTTTCTCTATGGTGATTTGCTGAAAAAACAATTTCTTTTGCAGGAACTATTCTTGCTTCATCAAGAACTTAATCCAGATAACATCCATAATCAGCAGTTGCTCAAAAATGGGGTATTTGTTCATTTGGCTTAATCAATATTCCTAATCATATTAATTAGTATCATTCTAATATCATTAAGATTATCCATATTAATATAGCTCCACAGAAACACCACGCGAGGAAAGACAGTGGGTAGATGGATAAAGGatcaaagggaaaggaaaaaacagGAGCTCAGAACACACAACGCCCAATTGCACGCAGCAGTTTCTGTGGCAGGGGTTGCTGCTGCAGTGGCTGCGCTGGCAGCCTCATCAGTAACGTCTCCAGAGAATTCTGTGACTAAGAACAAGAAATCTTCAAAGGCGTCCACTGCAATTGCATCTGCAGCAGCTGTAGTTGCATCCCACTGCATTGAAATTGCTGAGGATATGGGGGCTGATCATGAACAAATCTTATCAGTTGTCAGTTCAGCAATTAATGTAAGAACTAATGGTGATATTATGACACTAACTGCTGGAGCTGCTACAGGTATCAAAATGTCTATTCAAGTAATTGAGTATCTCTCAGAGAAATTCATCCTAATGGAGTAATAAAATGCTGACCCTCTCATTTATTATGAAACATTGTTGTACAGCATTAAGGGGTGCTGCCACATTGAGGGCAAGGTTGCAAAGGAGCTATGCAGGGGCAACAATTGCTCTTGCTGAGGAACATGATTACAATAATAAAGAGTCAAATGTATTAGCTgcaatggacttcgtttcaagGGGCGGAGAACTTCTTAAAAGGACGAGGAAAGGTGATGATACTTCAGTATGTTTTTAGACGATGGAAGAGATATTTATAGCTAATTCTGCTGTAATTGTT
Coding sequences within it:
- the LOC113706855 gene encoding VAN3-binding protein codes for the protein MSSFSSKCMPNKLEGIKEDSEAIWLQATCPPPETPTESMEFLARSWSLSSMELSKALTHTNGAMNHDEKPQLSFLGDSQALKGRPLSSTEPAQTHPLSTSDSPPVSPRGSDDTKELFLLHQELNPDNIHNQQLLKNGLHRNTTRGKTVGRWIKDQRERKKQELRTHNAQLHAAVSVAGVAAAVAALAASSVTSPENSVTKNKKSSKASTAIASAAAVVASHCIEIAEDMGADHEQILSVVSSAINVRTNGDIMTLTAGAATALRGAATLRARLQRSYAGATIALAEEHDYNNKESNVLAAMDFVSRGGELLKRTRKGDLHWKLVSININSSWQVVAKMKSKHIAGTFTKKKKCVISGVYSDIPAWTGREREECNEQRAYFGIQTADRMVEFECRNKGEKQLWVDGIQHMLHFRANMA